The following coding sequences lie in one Cryptococcus neoformans var. neoformans B-3501A chromosome 14, whole genome shotgun sequence genomic window:
- a CDS encoding hypothetical protein (Similar to gi|38107520|gb|EAA53680.1| hypothetical protein MG07957.4 [Magnaporthe grisea 70-15], FASTA scores: opt: 1702, E(): 1.7e-104, (49.068% identity (78.261% similar) in 483 aa overlap (16-498:19-500)); HMMPfam hit to Transp_cyt_pur, Permease for cytosine/purines, uracil, thiamine, allantoin, score: 338.4, E(): 9.6e-99), whose protein sequence is MTIRLRMPKLVVEGSKGREAALENDDLLPIPLERRTWNFTTFSIFWFSAVGTVANWLSGGTFLTYGITVWDGILCNFFGYLLISFFMVINGRAGSVYHIGFPVYCRSSFGVFGSFWPVFNRALSACVWNGVNTVTGGQCVYIFLHSIFPSIAHLPNHMPSTSGMTSAQMCGFFLFWFFTGCALFLSVPKWKFLIHAKLVAYFLSCVGMLALALTTSKGVGNTLTAGPTVHGSERAWLIVRFTLLSAAGCSTFASNASDWQRNATHRRDPIFGQIFGFPMSNFITTLCGLIVAASSEKAYGTLIWNPLTYLDRILTENYDAKTRAGTAIISIGFAYSALFSCVFENVLPAGNDISSLAPKYLSMKRAFAICMIITVVICPWYLLGSAGIFVTFISSYQIFLFSIVGVLLVDYYIISKGRLDLTWMYTADKHGPYYYTFGINWRAILAYCIGAGVNFAGFLNNMGVKGFSTGVIRSFYFAFITTGCASGLSYYLLARFFPQENYKRFKGLKFREWTEEEVELYVQGAPWRILGTASPEVGVDGVPIMPGNRGSLEDVEDMDEKKVDTTQTTILEV, encoded by the exons ATGACTATACGACTAAGGATGCCCAagttggtggtggaagggtCAAAAGGCAGAGAGGCTGCGCTTGAAAATGATGATCTTTTGCCCATTCCTttggagagaag AACTTGGAATTTCACCACTTTCT CAATCTTTTGGTTCTCGGCTGTTGGGACGGTTGCAAACTGGCTGAGCGGAGGCACATTCTTGACC TACGGCATCACTGTCTGGGATGGTATCCTTTGCAACTTCTTCGGATatctcctcatctccttcttcatggTCATCAATGGTCGTGCTGGTTCAGTCTATCAC ATCGGTTTCCCCGTTTATTGTCGATCTTCATTCGGTGTCTTTGGTTCCTTTTGGCCTGTGTTCAATCGTGCTCTCTCAGCATGTGTTTGGAACGGCGTCAACACCGTCACTGGTGGTCAATGTGTCtacatcttcctccactccATCTTTCCCTCCATCGCTCATCTCCCTAATCACATGCCCTCTACTTCGGGTATGACCTCTGCCCAGATGTGCggcttctttcttttctggTTCTTCACCGGCTGCGCGCTCTTTCTCTCCGTCCCCAAATGGAAGTTTCTTATCCATGCCAAGCTCGTCGCCTACTTCCTCAGCTGCGTGGGTATGCTCGCTCTCGCGCTCACCACCAGCAAAGGTGTAGGAAACACCTTGACAGCTGGACCTACAGTTCATGGGAGTGAGAGGGCATGGTTGATTGTGAGGTTCACTTTGCTCTCTGCGGCAGGGTGCTCAACGTTTGCGAGTAATGCGAGTGACTGGCAGCGAAATGCTACCCACAGGAGGGATCCCATCTTCGGTCAGATCTTTGGCTTCCCAATGTCCAAT TTTATCACCACCCTCTGCGGTCTCATCGTCGCCGCTTCCTCCGAAAAAGCATACGGCACCCTCATCTGGAATCCACTCACCTACCTCGACCGTATTCTGACAGAAAATTACGATGCCAAAACCCGAGCGGGCACTGCCATCATCTCTATCGGTTTTGCTTATTCTGCACTCTTTTCTTGTGTGTTTGAGAATGTGTTGCCGGCGGGTAACGATATCAGCTCTTTGGCACCCAAATATTtgtcgatgaagagggcGTTTGCGATTTGTATGATTATAACTGTGGT TATCTGCCCATGGTATCTCCTTGGGTCGGCGGGTATCTTCGTCACATTCATCTCATCATACCagatcttcctcttcagtaTCGTTGGTGTTCTTCTCGTTGATTACTACATCATCTCGAAGGGTCGACTTGACCTTACTTGGATGTACACTGCAGACAAGCATGGTCCTTACT ACTACACTTTCGGTATCAACTGGAGGGCAATACTTGCTTACTGTATCGGCGCTGGCGTCAATTTTGCTGGCT TCCTCAACAACATGGGTGTAAAAGGTTTCTCCACCGGTGTCATCCGTTCATTTTACTTTGCATTCATAACCACCGGCTGCGCCTCTGGGCTCTCTTACTACCTTCTCGCTAGATTCTTCCCTCAAGAGAACTACAAGCGTTTCAAAGGGCTAAAGTTCCGTGAAtggacagaagaagaggtcgaGCTTTATGTACAGGGTGCACCGTGGAGGATTTTGGGGACAGCCTCACCAGAAGTGGGGGTGGATGGAGTGCCTATCATGCCTGGAAATAGGGGAAGTTTGGAAGATGTAGAAGAtatggatgagaagaaggtcgatACCACTCAAACCACTATTCTCGAGGTGTAA
- a CDS encoding hypothetical protein (Similar to gi|27381560|ref|NP_773089.1| bll6449 [Bradyrhizobium japonicum USDA 110], FASTA scores: opt: 308, E(): 4.4e-13, (33.476% identity (60.944% similar) in 233 aa overlap (69-294:65-276))), with translation MPAPTSASQLTAIIGFSLSGSRLDHDESVYLTYDPSRSRPNEFIRVPMINLREEVDKPVKKHADPHEQLKKRGYAVFKHESQFLDGIPSEEGTAEYLEESAQLLQKIVGADRVVAWNSVCRKNTMDTDLKTVAKQQAPEKGFIPTTRIQPIAGTAHVDQNADWGFELCGRAAGQDASTFKRVQIINLWRPLSGPVTNAPLAMLDPTTLSPADVSTHASMFGFGHDLHYSPSQQWAYIRHQMPDEAILLKCYDSDQGKSGEVLYCGHSAAQVDHDAEGVPEEMVRPRESIEVRLVAIWE, from the exons ATGCCCGCCCCCACTTCTGCCTCCCAGCTCACAGCCATCATCggcttctccctctccgGCTCTCGACTCGACCACGACGAGTCAGTCTACCTCACATACGATCCCTCCCGTTCAAGGCCCAACGAATTTATCCGGGTTCCGATGATCAACCTCCGTGAAGAAGTTGATAAACCCGTTAAGAAACATGCCGACCCGCATGAACAATTGAAAAAGAGGGGATACGCGGTTTTCAAGCATGAGAGTCAGTTCTTGGATGGGATACCGAGTGAAGAAGGCACTGCAGAGTATCTTGAGGAGAGTGCCCA GCTGCTGCAAAAAATCGTAGGAGCCGATCGAGTAGTCGCATGGAACAGTGTCTGTCGCAAAAACACGATGGATACCGACCTCAAAACAGTCGCAAAACAGCAAGCTCCCGAAAAGGGTTTTATCCCAACCACTCGAATCCAGCCTATCGCTGGTACAGCACATGTCGATCAGAACGCG GATTGGGGATTTGAGCTTTGTGGGAGAGCGGCAGGTCAAGATGCATCGACTTTTAAGCGTGTGCAAATCATAAATCTTTGGCGTCCCCTCTCTG GTCCCGTGACAAACGCTCCGCTCGCAATGCTAGATCCCACAACCCTCTCCCCCGCCGACGTCTCCACCCACGCCTCCATGTTTGGCTTTGGTCATGACTTGCACTACTCGCCATCCCAGCAATGGGCATATATACGACATCAGATGCCAGATGAAGCCATCTTGCTGAAGTGTTATGATTCAGATCAAGGTAAGAGCGGGGAGGTGTTGTACTGTGGGCATTCGGCAGCGCAGGTGGATCACGATGCAGAAGGGGTGCCGGAGGAAATGGTAAGGCCGAGGGAGAGTATTGAGGTGAGACTTGTGGCTATTTGGGAGTAA